DNA from Aphis gossypii isolate Hap1 chromosome 3, ASM2018417v2, whole genome shotgun sequence:
ttgaaacaatcatatgctttttttgttacttattatgctttaaaatccgagccctataCATCaccaatgataatatattattattttagttacagTACCTAttgaatacttataatttatgagaaatattatattacattttaaaaatttaagttataaaaattaaagattttgtacatttttttactacaaaatacttaaaatttctaatttttgtgaaattttgaaaattttaacaaaacaaagaaattaattttgttgaaaagcCGTTTAacctaaaaatttgaatttttcctTGATtagttgtttgttttttctcaattatgaataaaagtactaagaatttttgattttaaccaCTATTCAGTATAAACTAGATGAAATTTTCTATCAAAACGATCCTCAAAGTTGAAAATCGAAGCATATTGATCACTTATTATAGTGTTTGGAGACACAAAAAAGAATAGGaaggtacatttataattaataaaatgaggaaattacaaaattgaaaaatggaatatcgtgttataaatttttaaaacagattAAAATCGGGAcatcttaataataaacatatgatTTTAAGCATCATTTcgttttcttaaaaatgtataagaattaagcatttatcattatacatattatactgttgaAAATAGATGtatcgtaaattattataaacattcaataattttattttaaattaagtttaaccAAATAATACAGAATCAAAAAATCATGTCATAATACTTGCATACGTACAACCGTTTAATGAACAGAAACAATGCGAACAGACAATCAACCCTATACGaacaaataatgtaaacaaaCATAAACGATAAACCGAACGCTGTCGTTATTGGTTTACTCgaatataacaacaatatacatacattattaggCTGTACAATACGACATCCGCCTACAGCGCGCTGACTCcgaggaaaaaaattaagggaCTCAACAGTGAGTGGaatgataataaaaccaaTTGCAGAAACAGCCATGAAggcataataatactattcaagactttaaaaatgcattaagacattacaaaatatatcctTAGCAAGCGATTCACACAGGttgttataatgatatacgtatatgtaaaATGACAACGGCATACGACTGAAAAAACTATCTCGTTTGTTTTTCGTTTTCTATTTGTGGTAGGGATGCAAAGCGATTATTTTTGTGGTGAACGCATATTGTTCTCCTGCGCGTCTTCTACACGAAGAACGATTCAAAAATGTCGTTGATATAGTCGTCAGTATAGCAGTATACGCCGTGCGGCACATCCCTCTTGGACACAAACATTTGTTATCGaatcatcaaaaatataacatagtgCGTATACTTGACCGACTATTTGTAGGTATGCTCCAATATAGTtttcagttattaatattttccattcGAAAGTCAATAAAGTTTTCTGTtacagtgttattattttttttttttttttttggagtcTACGCaaaaactataggtatatattccAAGACATACACATACAATAATTGACGACCGCTGCAACGCCGTTTGaatatccaataataattggtaGGTGAATATGATCATTGAGTACTTAAAAAATCCATATATcagtatgtgtatattatatactattgaatttcaaattgCGATCAAATCGAACTGATTGACAATAGAGACTAGTGCGTCACTCTATCGATCTGTCATCATTacacatcatattttatatacctataataatatgcgttgTAAACACCTACTACAgcgtatataagtatataccgCCAAACTACAGGTAGACTTGGAGTTAAGTATCTaacttaacaaatatatttaattttccccGCTTTTATTGCACGTTATCATACTTAAACATCGTCGTATACATTCATATACTTTATGCATAACATTCTCAACAAACTAAAATTAGTTTGGGATTTTGCATTTTAAGTACCAAAGTATGTTTGTATAGCGTGTTTAACACAATTATGAtactttactattattatagtatcacataaattttaattttaaataaatgttattacgaTTGTTTTAACTCCGTAAAGtgaatgcaaaaaaaaacacttacctataaaaaaaaattattgtaagttattgataatattcaacattttacattaaagtatattgatgtacatattttataagaacatCATTCACTTATGACACGGAAAAGAACCACGAGGTTAAAGAAATACTCGAAACGCAAAAATtgcacataattatttttaaattacaaagtcctcaacaatatatacagtgtatatgatagacaaaaaaaatttaaaaattttgattcatGAAGTGTTGTTGCGCAGCTGACGAATTTAtgcacaaattattataaataagtacatgacaatatattatgtctatgaaATACCATAGCagaattcttaaatataatttatgattgtatattttagattctgaacgaagttatgaatgtattgattctacGAGTACAATAATGATGTTtcatgtgtgtatgtgttttttttaatatctgtgTACTTGCATAACTCATtgaaataatacttcaatttcaaacttcagggGTGTGTttcgatggcaaagtgaatatctttgatgcattatagaggttaaaagtaagaattttcaaataaatcgaattttttatttgattgtaactcaaaaactaatcactgtaaatacttgcaattttcaccaaatctttatattagtgttatctatttttttttttttttttttttgagctatttatagacaactgaaattctcgattttttcaagtattttttttttttttgaaacgtcgataaaatacttgaaaatctaatacaaaacccgttattttttgttataagcgtttaaagctcaaatttttacaaaatatgtcaaaatcgcgaaaatgtataagtatttttatagttgaaaattcataaaattgtctGTATTAATgtctaaagttaaaaaattaaacactaagtttttcatttgttttccttcaaataactataaaaaaaactcgagcattagtatagaaaaaaatgttatggatTTTAAATGGTTACGAAATTGCATAACCGTGATAACGATTAATCCCcaaacgatttattttaaatatgtattaagtataagtcgtaggtacttgaaaatttcaccagttatttagattggcattttctttacatgatttaattttcaaaatatttcgcttattttaatgctaattGTAGTCTTATAAGCATtagaaatattcgttttactttagtttttataaatatcaataaaacttttttggctgagtcaaaatacttgaaaattgtatacaaaaatcctcataaaatagtattttagtgattcaaaaattataagattacataggcacatttttttttatttgaagttcaaatattgacaaaagttcgtcaaaatcatgaatatttgcaaattattttgtacctaagtataattcatatatttttttgtataagtaactaagagttgaaaatttaatacaagatttttcataatatgtttgatttaCAACAATCGCAAAAGACTTAGTACGTTGggcaatcaaaaaaattttatctttaattcgAATTTTTACGATATCCAAAATTCActcgtaaaataacgatttactcaaataattttagatttttgttatagttaaaaattattagttgtaGAAACTTGAATCATACACcagtttttaaattgacattttttatataagatttatttttgggGTATttaggtcattaaaacataaaccaccctTTTCACcacccaatttaaaatatatcataattccttttctgacaaatcatctccgttcataATCGTTTTTCGTTTAAGTACAGTCTAtctttggattcaaatttaacacactctattatatgtataatattgatccacgcggcacctaatgtacagcataGCGGTATCTACTTGAccaagcttttttttttaatttgtattattgtatatacagcTTTTGTACTTACTGATTATGTGATGTACGTTATACATCATCGTATATTtgcatgaaaataaatattattgtactattgaCACGAATaaagtcaataattttttgttgttttggcGTCTCCGTAGAATTCTCGCTCATgtccataataatttttcaaagaaataacattttataactatgataataattgtcagATGTCAATTACAATCATATCAATcatatcatacaattatactaagtgaatatatattgtattatatagcgtgttctaatttttaaatcaaaacgtGAGCTTTTAATTGCATGAAAATAAGCAATTTCTCTcagaaaagtataatatgtcaatgacttaaaaatattttggttatgTATATGTTTCATACTTTACTCATTGATGAATAATGATTTCATCTATCCCCGCAGTAGattaacaaaattactaattttttcagataattctataaaatatagtaaatatacatataggtacaatataataaaaaaaataattattattatttcaaaaattgtattacgttcccaatttattaaaattatcaatggaTTAATGGATTACAATAAACAAAGATTTATGTTAGGTATACAACATCAAAAaggtataaatcaaaataaatattttaaaaaaatacatgtgaATTCgcaggaaaatattatataaattttatataataatatcagaaacaataataatacataaaggCAAAACGTGAAAGATTCgtagctataaatatttattcataatttagtgataatattttaaaaatgttgttctgACTTtagtactatacataatataatataaactatttgaaaAGATACgtaaacagtaaaaatttgaaatttaaacgtTATGTCTGAACAAGTAAAATTTATGACCCTGTCATTATTTGATGACACACCTTTTACgtgtgtacctatatcatattaaagtctttatatatttacttcgGTTTTTGATAGAATGTATAAATAGATGTtgatagaatatatttatatgtatttaaatagaaatattacgCGCGGAAAACGGTAAAAGAACAATTTTGTGCATTTCGAATTTACAAAACATGGTCATGGGTAAAGATACCataggtaataaattcaattcattacgtataatttagaaatatttattgcaatactataataataacgttataatattatgcgtattatattatatgtatttactatttatattatagtaatcactaataatattaaccacTTATAACTTTCGTCAATTTAGTATGCTTATTGAATTTTTCGACGTCGGATATAGGCGCGATATAAGCCAacacgtgtattattataataggcttTAGgatttttcatgaaaataaaaatagctaaatttttatgattattattattaaatttatggtcATTAACAGGAACTGCACTTCCGTGTGGATTCGGCAAAAGCTTTTTCGAAGAGTGGTGAACATTTTTCCCTGGGCGTTTCGTCTCTCAGCCCGAACGCTccctatgaataataaaatggcacgaattaacaaacaaataaatttaagaataatatctaaattatacattataaacatgCATGTGTGTAGATTGGCtcatgtttataatacattagagGCAGCCATTACCTGgtgtcattttttatttttatttttaatttaagggGAGCAGCATGCTAACCATCactaacgatattattaatttaaatcattcgtTTTCTTATACTGAAGTATAGAATGATGCGACAATAGATATAAAGCAGAACCAGTTATCCATTTTTCATTAatcttatttaatacctaataatatgccTAGTTGACCGCgtcaagcataatattatgtactatttcCCATTTTCTTGAACGTTATAAAAACACGTttcgttatattatagcttTAGCTTGATAAGGAGGTACTCTTTTATTCCGGTCTAaactacaaatttattttattttcttaaatagattattcaattttagagGTAATCTAATaatcctattttattatttttgtttaatatttttaaattatgggaataaatagaaaattactaaaaaatgagataaaatctttttttaagtttcggagtttatatagatagaaacttttaaaagaataagtatttaattcaaaaatctacataaattaaaaatatagccgTTTGAGACTtacaagatattatataatatacataataagagAGATGCCTGAAGATTTtgatattatctttttataggcaggtaatattatatacaaggtgacttttaaagttaaacacTTATTTCCATAAAAAGTGTTAACATATttaggaaaatatattttacttttttattgttatttatcagatttcatatttttaattattcatattctaatgtaaattattttttgaggaTTTCAATGCAGATATACAAATAGTTAACtgtactaataatattctttcatTGAGGTATTTGactctataatatagttgtgttTACATAGTGATATaatctatactctatagtatCAAAATCACATCATatgaatatatagttattacatgtaaatatgtaatagcTCACCGAATATTTGGAACGTTCTTTGATCATTCTAGCCAACGCCTGAAACGCTTCTTCCACATTGATGTCCATCTTACACGAGACTTCAAAAAACGGCATATCGTAGCATTCCGCTATCTAtacaaaatagataataatgtatacaatacgtAGTGTGaggtataagtgtataacataTGTGTGCATAccgatttataaatttattttcaaagttgatcgtaaaattcagaaaaatatgtttaattgtcAGTGCTACTTAACCGCTCGGTTTAACaatttagcataatataatatttgttacattCTCTGAAATCTGAATACTCACTTTTTCTCCGTCTGCTTTGTCTACGGCTCTCACTGTCTCGTTGTCACATTTGTTACCTGCcaaaactttaataacatCCGGCGAAGCGTTctaaacatgtattatatattttattatatgattgtatgtaattataacataatttacattttaatattgttattataatattattaattaaacacttaaaaatatacctgtAGTTATTAATTGAACCATCATGTTATCGTTtacgagtattatactattattaaacagtGCATTAAAACTCACCTCTTGAATATTCTTTAACCAATACGTCAAATGATCGAATGAATCCAAATTTGTGACGTCATAAACGAGTAATATACCCATTGCGCCTCGATAGTAGGCCGTAGTCAGTGTTCGGAAACGCTCTTGCCCGGCAGTGTCCctgaaatatgttattattaattaatatactaaaaagtataataattaattacgttGGTATTTTTAATCTCGTGATAATGGATCGCAGatcattttatagttttatacgttggctacaataatattatattagaataacaaaattattttttattaaagaaaaaaaaacaaaaatatttacaatctttACATAGaagaataagtaaattttatcataaaaaatttttttttctgaattaaaTTAGGAGGAAAACTTAAAAACGTATCCATTGACAGAACACAACgggattatttttagattttaatattttgttaacttgaaatttttttttatttttattattacttttgttgTATACAGCGTATCTGTGCATTTACTGTAGAACGTAATCTCTATACCACTTTCGTTTCAAGTGATGTATTGGatttgtaaaaagtaaatttgacGAAAGTATGGAAACCATGTTTAGGTGTAGGTGCTAGTAAAtcttaataacatatatttttaagcacatctctaaataatttgtacattgtatattaacAAGCAATTTCAACATGAATtagtttataacataattactatagtataatgtatgtttttttctaagaaatcagataaccaaaaattaattcatttactaTGATAGGTAATTACttatcagttttaatttttttaaaacaaaaattcaacaatatgtagtattattaacGATAATCGGtttttgaaatcaaatttttaaaaatacctatttctttcagaatatattattataatagaaactaACCTACatactatgttatatataggtaggtacttacaaaACGTTGTTGCTAATTTAACTGTACTTAAGTAGAGCGTTAAAAGCCCTATTATGAATCATTAAACGTGCCTACCACTAAAAGTTTCAGATATGCACATTATTtcagtaatttgtatttttttacttgtcAGACCTCTCACCAAATACGTTGTAGTTATTTGTTTCATAAGGCCAACCCCGCCTCGAACATGTTTGAAAtagatttttagattataattctATCATTCTCAATACCTCGTCACCCACTACTTTAATATTCATCTAGCTATCTGTGAAGTCCTCCATATCCAAACTCTGTCCTCGCGACGCTTCGAAAGTGATTAAGAGttcattaactattttttaagagGATCTCTGGACGCTCCAGACTTTCTAGAAAGAGTCTCTTTTAAAATTCCCTCATTTTCAACCTGCAAGTTTCTATTAAGTTAACATGATAATAGCAAAACAACCATTTATTGAAGATTTTGTTTAAGGGTTTTCGAcacattaaatatagtattttaagtcaatactattgtaatgtaaatattctgtattttattgtttgatattgtactatttaaatatttttcatgaatgAAAtgatgacttaaaaaaaaaaatttacaacgaTTTTTCAAGAGAATGATTATTTAcaaaccttaaaaaaaatagtatgacAAAGACGCTTTTATTACTTTCGTTcgactgtaaatattattatttcaaaatatatcggATTCAAtgcaaataaaacttatttaaacttttttagatATCGTTTTAACAAcggtaataaattttattgcactgtcttgtacaattttatattatattatacaccataAATCCCCTTAGAAATAGGAATATCTTCCATTTATAAcaccttttataataaatgtatacctagtaattacctatacctacttaatattttgtggAGTTTTTTCGAATTGTTGTTACACcaattacattacattttattagtgatatttataagttattgtcgttgaactaattaattttgctcctttttattgatgtttcataaaacagttatattgttctattatcgtattatacctacattaaaatatgtatacgctaaaatgttttgattacattaattgtgtaggatttttcatttctattttttacagaacataaaacaataatacaagtcttataatatgtttcaataattattttatagcagaTTTGCACTTCATTTTCACTTCACATCTACACTTCATAAAACCTAATTGAATcggtttttatgaaaatatctatccaaatcattaattttgtaaacatgaaaattataatttggctTTGTATAATCGAAAGATTAAACAATTCAACTACATACAAATCATacacgattatttaaaatacttgtcacgtttatgtgtatacttaaagtataataatattatatattattaattaatgtttgaaaacttaaaatgtcagGACATCGTAATttgtcaattaataataattgaaaaaaaatcatttatccTACCAAGCGCGACGAAATTGTATTGACTTTATgtcatattttgtagtttgtacACATCATGACGTTAATTGATcgaactatattataagttttatcttttcagctataataatattattgaatataaattaaatattacgtcGCGACTGTTTCCCTGTGGTAATTTCCATTTTAAATCAATCGATTTatattcagttatttttttaatcaatccattttctataaaatataattaagtcaaagtatttttatatttaagtaaattatatttgatgtctcgataatacattttctcaAGCGATATCTTATGAAATATaggttgaatttattttaaaataattcaattttttgttatgtgtaatgaaatatatttcacaCACATATGGAAAATATCAAAGAGCACTTCTGTTGGCATTTTTATTTGGTCTTAtgattataggtatctattttataatattacgtaacgACTAGCAATATGatagtatatagatatattttttttcaaatagctagtaagtaggtacctaataccaTGTACCTATAACATGCAGTCTATAATAAActcttgaaataaaaatacattcgtCAAAACAGTAAACAACAACTGTAGTGAGTATAACTGGTAACTGGTCATGTAACAAGtaggtataagtattaagtatacacCATATGCACGCAAAAacgaatagtataataattcatgagagaaatataataaccgtatcgttattattacaaggttcaattttatttgttcagtattaaatcgtatatttttgtgtatacaGCACAATTTCCATATTTTCTAAGAATTGTAATTTCAGTTGAATtcgcatataaaaataaaatagaaataatttaaaatgacacggatgtattttttcttaaaaaaaaccaatac
Protein-coding regions in this window:
- the LOC114131436 gene encoding ras-related protein Rab-8A-like isoform X2, which codes for MVVARYLGYFTMCTQENQTVKRGVDYKQKIIQLDEKPVKLQIWDTAGQERFRTLTTAYYRGAMGILLVYDVTNLDSFDHLTYWLKNIQENASPDVIKVLAGNKCDNETVRAVDKADGEKIAECYDMPFFEVSCKMDINVEEAFQALARMIKERSKYSGAFGLRDETPREKCSPLFEKAFAESTRKCSSC
- the LOC114131436 gene encoding ras-related protein Rab-13-like isoform X1; this encodes MNAGESYKVLVLGDSNVGKTCLMHRFCDETYYDTYISTIGVDYKQKIIQLDEKPVKLQIWDTAGQERFRTLTTAYYRGAMGILLVYDVTNLDSFDHLTYWLKNIQENASPDVIKVLAGNKCDNETVRAVDKADGEKIAECYDMPFFEVSCKMDINVEEAFQALARMIKERSKYSGAFGLRDETPREKCSPLFEKAFAESTRKCSSC